In a genomic window of Agarivorans albus:
- a CDS encoding hydrolase, translated as MNPNQFTAPWWARNKHIQTLLPTFLRRNKRLKLAWQKLDLADGDFVDLAWIESAEARSSNQPIVVVFHGLEGSVESPYAKGILQACQQQGWRAVVMHFRGCSGKPNNLWRGYHSGEIKDATSCINYLHQQYPEAPLLALGYSLGGNMLVNYLAKTPNSPLAAAAVVSPPLNLGACSERLQRGFSKVYQHHLLSRMKRNLCKKIERTQQAPLNAQQVQTWRNFVQFDEHYTAKAHGFKGAADYYHRCSGLPLLKEITQPTLLIHAADDPFMDQRVIPKADQLSQAVEYRLSNTGGHVGFVGGSLLRPQFWLESTIPAWFKQQLEQTSK; from the coding sequence ATTAATCCAAACCAATTTACCGCTCCTTGGTGGGCCAGAAACAAGCATATTCAAACCTTATTACCTACTTTTTTACGGCGGAATAAGCGCTTAAAGCTAGCTTGGCAAAAACTGGATTTAGCTGATGGAGACTTTGTAGACCTGGCTTGGATAGAGAGTGCTGAAGCTCGTTCATCAAACCAGCCCATTGTTGTGGTGTTTCATGGCTTGGAAGGCAGTGTTGAATCACCTTACGCGAAAGGGATACTACAGGCTTGCCAGCAACAAGGTTGGCGCGCAGTGGTCATGCACTTTCGCGGCTGCAGCGGTAAACCGAATAACTTGTGGCGTGGTTACCACAGTGGCGAAATTAAAGATGCTACAAGCTGTATCAATTACTTACACCAGCAATACCCCGAGGCTCCATTACTGGCATTAGGTTATTCCTTAGGTGGTAATATGTTAGTCAACTATTTAGCCAAAACGCCCAACTCTCCACTGGCTGCCGCCGCTGTAGTATCGCCTCCTTTAAACTTGGGGGCTTGTTCAGAGCGTTTGCAGCGTGGCTTTTCCAAAGTTTATCAACATCACTTGTTGTCACGAATGAAACGTAATCTATGTAAAAAAATTGAGCGTACCCAGCAGGCTCCTCTTAATGCTCAACAAGTCCAAACTTGGCGTAACTTCGTACAGTTTGACGAACACTACACTGCAAAAGCACATGGCTTTAAGGGCGCCGCCGACTATTACCATCGCTGTAGCGGCTTGCCTTTATTAAAAGAAATTACCCAGCCAACCTTGTTAATCCATGCAGCTGATGATCCTTTCATGGACCAACGGGTTATTCCCAAAGCAGATCAATTAAGCCAAGCTGTAGAATATCGCCTCAGCAATACCGGTGGACATGTAGGATTTGTTGGTGGTAGCCTGCTGCGCCCACAATTTTGGCTTGAATCAACTATTCCAGCTTGGTTTAAACAACAACTTGAGCAGACATCAAAATGA
- a CDS encoding YheU family protein, with product MIIPWQQLEPATLDALLESYVLREGTDYGDQELSLSDKLEQIKQQVINGSVLIVYSELHETVNLIAKEQFDASAMEGQQDDG from the coding sequence ATGATCATTCCTTGGCAACAATTAGAACCCGCCACCTTAGATGCATTACTAGAAAGCTATGTACTGCGCGAAGGCACCGACTATGGTGATCAAGAGTTGAGTCTTAGTGACAAACTAGAACAAATTAAACAACAAGTTATTAACGGCTCGGTTTTAATCGTATACTCTGAACTTCATGAAACAGTAAACTTAATTGCCAAAGAGCAATTTGATGCCTCTGCCATGGAAGGGCAGCAGGATGATGGGTAA